The Chloroflexota bacterium nucleotide sequence GTATCTGTTTTTCCCCGGCGGAAATGGGATGCGTTTCTGGCATCGGTTTGCCTTATTGACGGTGTTTGGGGTTTGCGTCCTCGCGGCGGTGGGGTTGGTTTATGTCTTGCGACGGGTGGAGAGCAGACGATGGCGCTTATTGATAACGGTTCTCTGCCTGGGGATAGTGTTGTTCGACTTCGCCTGGGCACCAGGGATGTGGGGGGTGCAGTCACTGGCTCCACATCCGGCTGTGGTTTGGCTTGCTGAGCAACCGGGTGATTTCGCGATAATGAAAATGCCAGTAGAGGTGGCGCTCTGTGGGCCATCGCTCTATGAACTGGTGACCCACGGGAAGAACATGGCCTATGGCTACGGGGCATTCTTCCCGCCGGAGTGGGAGATGCGCCGTTGGGCATTGGAGCGTTTCCCAGAAGAAGTATGTCTGGAGGTGCTGCGCGCCTGGGGTGTGCGCTACATACTCTTCTACCCAGGAGAGTATCCTGCGCTGGGGCTGGGGCCAACCCCAGACTTATCGGCGGTGGCGGGATTGCGACTGGTCAGGTCTTTCGGCGACGTGGAGGTTTGGGAACTCGTCGCCCAGCAGGTGGATAGTTAGTTTTCAAATAACTGGTATTTCCTTAAAATTCTCGAAGCGCTATTGACAAGTCTGCTGGGTTGTGATAAAATATGAGCAGGCGGTTGGGAAAAAGCGAGACTTTCCAGATAGTCCGCCCACCGCAAGGCCTGAGATCGGCTCAGGCCTTTTTGTGTCTGCCGAAATGAGAATAGCACCCAATAACCAGCGTCTGTAGGAGAATTGCCCCCAGATTTCGCAACAGTTCTGAACAAGCCTTCCACTGTCCTTGACGTCTGCTCTGATCTGCGATAATATGATAACCAGAATATATTTCTCCTGAATAAGGGCAATAGTTCCACTACTGCATCCCCAGGCAACGACCAGGGAGAGTAGGGTTTATTGTGTGCCACAGGAGCACCGCATAAACGCGGGCAGGAGGAAAAGATGCAGCGCCTGTGGTTTGTTGGGGGCCTGATCATCGTTGCCCTCGTCGCTGCCTCCCTTGCTCCCTTAACTCCTTCGACCATCGCCCAATCGCTCATCGGGACTGTGAACGTGGGCGACAATCCCGGTGCGACGGTCGCCGATCCGCTTCGCAACCTCGTCTATGTCGTCTGTGAGTATGACGACACCATCTACGTGTTGGACGGCAATTCCAATACCGTCGTCCGCACCATTCCTCTGCCCTACAACATTTCTGGAGCGGCTCTGGACCCCATTGCCAACCGCCTATATGTGGCGTCGTGCAGCCCAATTCACGTGCTCGATGCGGCCACTGGCAATGAGGTGGGAGCGATCAACGAGTGCGTGTTCCACCCGGAGGAGTTGGCAATTGATCCAGGTCGGCATCGACTGTTGGTCAGTGACGAGAGCGGGCTTATTGGTGTGTCAGACTACGTTAACATCTACGATACGAGGACCCTCCAGAGAGTGGCTCGAGTCGAAATCGGTTACAGTACCGTTTTTCGCGACGTGGCCGTAGCAGTGAATGCGGTAAGCGGCATGGGCTACGCGTCATACGACGCTCAGCCCAACTTGGTTTTCTTTGATGTGATGACCGGTGAGATTAGACACCAGGTGCGCGACATCTCGGCCACGCACGGTGTCGCTGCTGATCCGGTGCTCAACCGCGTGTACGTCCGTTGCCTGAATGAGATCGCCGTGTTCGATGGCACCACAGCGGCTCGCGTGGGCTCGATCCCTGTAGCGGGCATCATCGGACTGAACTGTGGTGCGAGGCGGGTTTACAGTTGGAAGTCACAGGACATGCGAGTTTTCGATGCCAACACACTCACTGCAGTGGGCACTGTGCGGGTGCCAGGGACGGGTTATGCGGGAACTATGCCAGCATTGGCGTGTTGGAGGCGCTGGGGCGGGTCTATTGCCCGATGACGTACGACGATAAGGTGGCGGTGATACAAGACGTCGCCGCCGTGACCACACCTACTACAGGCCCGCCTGGCACGGCTACTCCAACCTGCACACCCACCCGTACCGCTACCCCAGGCCCCTCGCCCACGCCCACTCGCACCCGTCCGCCAGGCGCAGCCGAGATGTT carries:
- a CDS encoding YncE family protein; the protein is MQRLWFVGGLIIVALVAASLAPLTPSTIAQSLIGTVNVGDNPGATVADPLRNLVYVVCEYDDTIYVLDGNSNTVVRTIPLPYNISGAALDPIANRLYVASCSPIHVLDAATGNEVGAINECVFHPEELAIDPGRHRLLVSDESGLIGVSDYVNIYDTRTLQRVARVEIGYSTVFRDVAVAVNAVSGMGYASYDAQPNLVFFDVMTGEIRHQVRDISATHGVAADPVLNRVYVRCLNEIAVFDGTTAARVGSIPVAGIIGLNCGARRVYSWKSQDMRVFDANTLTAVGTVRVPGTGYAGTMPALACWRRWGGSIAR